From the genome of Solibacillus sp. FSL H8-0538:
CGAAAGACAAATTTGATGCAGGATGCGGATGGCCAAGCTTTTCGAAGCCAATCGATGCACCGGAAGTAATGGAGCACTTTGATACGTCTCACGGCATGCGACGCGTTGAAGTTCGCAGTAAAACAGCCGACTCTCACCTTGGTCACGTATTCCCAGACGGTCCGCGTGAGTTAGGTGGCCTGCGCTACTGTATTAATTCAGCAGCGCTACGTTTTGTACCAGTCTCGAAACTTGATGAAGAAGGCTATGTAGACTATTTAGCGCAGTTCGAGGAATAGTATATTTAGTAGAACCTACTAATATGGGGGTACTGAAAAACTTACATTTTTATACTGACGAATCTTTTGCGGTTAAAAATTAGGCATTTCTTGTTCAAATTTGAACAGGTAGTGCCTTATTTCTGTTCTCTATTCCGTACTCTTTTTCATTTAGCAACTTCAATATTCGTTTCAGATTGACAGCGAATATCGTTGTAGCACTTTGAATTTCCATGCCAAATAGACTAGCGGCCGATGTCGTATCATCCCCGTGTCCGTTTTTCACTTCACTATTAATCGCTACTACTTTATGAACTTTTTCAGTGGCCTCCGTGTTTTTGCCCGATTTTTCTTATGGTGAGAACAAAAAAATACCGCCCTTCATAAGAAAGGCGGTTACAATCCATGACTAAATCTTAAACTCACTTACAACACTGCGTAAATCGTCAGCTTGTTTAGCAAGCTCAACAGCGGATGCGTTAATTTCTTGCATGGAAGCAGACCCTTGCATTGCAGCAGAAGCGCTTGTTTCTGTGTTCGTTGCTGTATTTTCAGCAATCGTACTTACTTCTACAAAGGAAGTGGTAACATCTTTACTATAGCCTAATGTCGCTTCGATTTGATCAACCATATTCGCTAAAATTGAAGACGTTTCTTCCGTTTGCGTTAAAATGTTTTCAAGCGAATTTGTTGTTGCATTCGTTATTTCGACACCGCGTATAACGGTCTGCACACCTTCTTTGTTCTGTGCAATGATTGATTGTACTTCAGACTG
Proteins encoded in this window:
- the msrB gene encoding peptide-methionine (R)-S-oxide reductase MsrB, with translation MNKEERLKQLTEMQYYVTQEKGTEPPHRNEFDQHFEEGIYVDIVSGKPLFSSKDKFDAGCGWPSFSKPIDAPEVMEHFDTSHGMRRVEVRSKTADSHLGHVFPDGPRELGGLRYCINSAALRFVPVSKLDEEGYVDYLAQFEE